One Ranitomeya imitator isolate aRanImi1 chromosome 1, aRanImi1.pri, whole genome shotgun sequence DNA window includes the following coding sequences:
- the LOC138680718 gene encoding cornulin-like, producing MSKLIAAIQDIIGIFQNYSQKDCSHIKLNKDELNLLIQNEFSDVIKNPKDPNTISSLIQILDEDNDGEVDFNEFCDLLCKVLKAYYKVVYEKEGTCQQQDQPKKDRETTSDTAPKVTDEQPKFYQKPLFPKSEKTPSIYLDQKGVSCGDHNSKVEKTQISTQTDLKKADTLEAHDSSKEPAIKIEETSDTSTGNQYGKDQTSQPNTTGSRSHDNNQSNDQKSPQDTSSTQSQDYGAGNDTISKQDTTETKPTSYSQEKEQTQQDTTETQSYNLGEDQTTPQGKTEVEQQTQTQFRAHSQEEQTTEPDTTVSQPHGYESGKDQIQGASSSQSINYEQDKTQSCHKDTTSSNTPNNDQSQQQDTNSSQSISSEEGKDQLDTTESQSHHYEKIEDTTSSQSQYQGKKPETMAHTVVDQLGQTEEPKKFYQKPVYLPPAQGFGLATSQPPPFTQTQEYPNPDSHQIPQVPQQPQKCMFYQYQQSFSLQKKNP from the exons ATGTCAAAACTCATCGCAGCAATCCAGGACATCATCGGGATTTTCCAGAATTATTCCCAGAAAGATTGTAGCCACATTAAGTTGAATAAAGATGAACTCAATCTTCTCATCCAGAATGAATTTTCAGACGTCATCAAG AACCCGAAAGATCCAAACACAATTTCCAGCTTGATACAAATtcttgatgaggacaatgatggtgaAGTGGACTTCAATGAGTTCTGTGACCTGTTGTGTAAGGTGTTGAAAGCATACTACAAGGTTGTCTATGAAAAGGAAGGTACCTGTCAACAGCAAGACCAACCAAAGAAGGATCGAGAAACAACCTCTGACACTGCACCAAAAGTAACAGATGAACAACCAAAATTCTACCAAAAACCACTGTTCCCAAAATCCGAGAAGACCCCATCCATCTACCTTGACCAAAAAGGTGTCAGTTGCGGGGATCATAATTCCAAAGTTGAAAAAACTCAAATCTCTACACAAACTGACCTCAAAAAAGCTGACACGCTTGAAGCCCATGATTCCTCTAAAGAGCCAGCAATTAAAATTGAAGAAACATCTGATACATCAACAGGAAACCAATATGGCAAAGACCAAACATCTCAACCAAACACCACAGGATCAAGATCCCATGATAACAACCAGAGCAATGACCAAAAATCTCCTCAAGATACAAGCAGTACACAATCCCAAGATTATGGCGCAGGCAACGATACAATCTCTAAACAAGACACAACCGAGACAAAGCCTACAAGTTACAGTCAAGAAAAAGAGCAAACTCAGCAAGACACTACTGAAACCCAAAGCTACAACCTGGGTGAAGATCAAACAACTCCACAAGGTAAAACAGAGGTAGAACAACAAACCCAAACACAGTTTAGAGCTCATAGTCAAGAAGAGCAAACAACTGAACCCGACACCACAGTATCACAACCCCATGGATATGAATCCGGTAAAGACCAAATACAAGGTGCCTCAAGCTCACAATCCATAAACTATGAGCAGGACAAGACCCAATCATGTCACAAAGATACCACCAGCTCAAATACCCCAAATAATGATCAATCTCAGCAACAAGACACAAACAGCTCACAATCTATAAGTTCCGAAGAAGGTAAAGACCAACTAGACACCACTGAATCACAATCCCACCACTACGAGAAGATTGAAGACACCACCAGTTCACAATCCCAGTACCAAGGAAAAAAGCCAGAAACAATGGCCCATACCGTAGTGGATCAACTGGGTCAAACTGAAGAACCAAAGAAGTTTTACCAAAAACCTGTGTACCTACCTCCTGCACAAGGCTTTGGCTTAGCCACTTCACAGCCACCACCATTCACTCAAACTCAAGAATACCCTAATCCTGACTCTCACCAAATCCCTCAGGTGCCCCAGCAACCCCAAAAATGTATGTTCTATCAATACCAGCAAAGCTTCTCCTTACAAAAGAAGAACCCATGA